The Natrinema caseinilyticum sequence AACTACGGGAGTGAATGGGCTGGGAAAATCGATCCAAATGAACCCGTTGTCAAGTACAAGTATTCTCGAGGAAATCGAACATACGATGCCGCACCATCACTCCTGCGACTGATTCCCAATCAGGAAGAGGTGACGACACAGGCGTCGACGCTTGAGGCAGACGAACGCTGGGAAGAAGTCCAGGAGTGGATTCGTCCAGTTCACTATATCCGTCTCGGAGATCACGAAGCTGATGTCGCTGACACCCCAATTCGAGACGGCGTCGACACGTTCGGTTTTCCGGCGCTTAGCTTCGGAGACGATACGGTATTAGAAGTAGGTGCGTCTGATCTGACTAGCTCAGGAGACATAACCAGGGATGTCTGGGAGTATCGAACTCTTGACTATCTCGAAGAGTTCGGCCCGAAACGGAAGCCGATGGACGAACCCTGGGTTGCGGTGCTCCATACGGACTCTACTCGTCAAACAGCGTTCGATGCATTTGACGATATTCGATCCTATGTGAAACGGTACGCCGATCTTGATCTGAAAGAGCGGCCTGGCGGTGTGAGTTTCGAGAGTCGTTCTGAGTACGACCAATGGAAAGAGGAGTTTGCTCCGAAGGTCACTGGTGCGTTCGCGTACTTGACCGGCGATAGCCAGACAGAATATTATGATGTGATCAACGCGGTGAATGGAAAGCCGGTCCAGCATATTCGTCACGAGAACTACCAGCAGGAGCGCAATCGAGATGAGAGTTATTCACTCAGGAATACGGCAACCGATCTAGCATCGAAACTCGGCGTACGCCCATTCCTGTTGGAGGAGGGATTACACGCAGATGTCATCATCGGATTGAGTGTAACTGGGGATCAGAGTACAACTGCTTGCTCTGTCACCGTCTCCGGGGAGTCAGGGGATGTCATCGACTGGACGAAACAACCACACGGCCGAGGAGACAGTACGGTAGACGATTTCGATCACGCCGAGAAGCTCATTGGCGACGGAATCGTCGAGGCAATTAATCAAAACGAGGGAACCGTCGACTCATTGGTTGTTCATCGGAATGGGACCTACGGCAATGAGGAAATCGCAGGTATCCAATCTGCCGTCGACAGCCTGAAAGAGGAAGGATACATTGACGACGACTTCAGTTGGAGTGCGGTTGAGCTACGAGATAGTACGTCATACCGAATCTATTCAGATGATACCGACTGTGCGTGCCGAACCGGGGCATATGCGGAAGTAGATGAATCTACGATGGTCTTAGCCCCGTCTGGAGGAGAATACACGTATCAGGGAACACCTCGTACCTTCCGGATTCAGGAACGAGCAGGAACTGAAGATATCGATATTACGGAGATCGGGCAGGACGTATTCGACCTCTCGTTTTTGGTCTGGTGGTCGCCTGGTTCCAAGATCAGCGATCCAATCACGACCAGATATCCCGCGGAGATGCACAGCTTGTTCGAGAGCTGTCCCCAGCTCAGATTCCTGCCGAGCTAATTTTCATCTAGCCGGCTCTGTTGAAATCCTCAGAGAGTTACAGGACCGAGCAGTAGTTTGACCGAATGCAGGCCCTCCCGAAGTCTCGGTTGCTCCGGTTCGTTGAGCAGGCGTATCACTTTGCTCGTCGAGCAACCGCTCGATACTCTTCGAAGTTCTCGAAACGACGGTACACACTCCACCAACACATCGTTTTGCTCTGCCTCAAAGTCCGGAAGAACACGACGTATCGGATGCTTCTCGACGAACTCATCGAGATGCCTCGGATTCGACGTGCCATCGATCTTGAAGAACTCCCCTCTCCTTCGACGTTGTGTAACGCGTTCAACCGGCTCAATATGGCTGTCTGGCGGGTTCTCCTCAACCTCTCCGTTACGCTTCTCCCGACCAACGGTATCGTCGGGATCGACGCCTCCGGGTTCGACCGCAGTCATGCCTCAACACACTACACGAAGCGAACGAAATTGACGATTCAGCAGTTGAAAGTCACGCTTCTCGTAGACACGAGAGCGAACGCGATTATCGACGTACACGTGACGACGACACGGAAACACGACTCGCAAATCGCACCGTCGCTCATCAAGCGAAATACCGACGAAGTAGTTGTTCTCCTCGGAGATAAAGGGTACGACGACCAGAAGATTCGAACGCTTGCCCACGAGCAGGATGTTCGTCCGCTCATTACACACCGCACGTTTTCGTCGCTCCACAAGGCGTGGAACGCTCGGCTCGACGCCAATCTCTACGGGCAGCGTAGTCAGAATGAGGCGGTAAACTCTCGGCTCAAACGCAAGTACGGTGCCTTCGTCCGGTCACGACGCTGGTGGAAGCAGTTCCGTGAGCTCGTCATCAAATGCGTTGTTCACAACGTGGAACGCGCCCTCGCAATTTCACGCGATGAGTACGAGCGTCTGTGATTCTGCGAGGAGCGGACTGCTGAATAGAACGGGTGCTGGTACCGACGTCGGATCCCGTATCGGTGAACCCACTGGTTGGGCCGGGGTGGACCATGTACCGAATACGGGGCCGAGAGATGATGCGTCCGCGAACGGTGGACGAGAACGCGTGCCAATCAGTAGCAGGCCTTTACAGCTGGAAGCCCATGGGACAGACAATGGTTACTGAAGCGACGTTCACGGTTCCGTCAGACCAGTTCCCGCTGGGGACAGTGTTCAAGCAACTGCCGGACGTGACTGTCACGCTGGAACGACTCGTCCCCGCACAGAACGTGGTGATTCCCTACTTCTGGGTGCGGGGAACCGAAGTCGCTGACATCGAGAGCGCGTTCACTGAACACCCCGGCGTGCAGGGGATCCGGCTCGTCGACTCTGTCGAGGACGAGTACCTGTTACGCGTCGAATGGACGCTGGAGTACGATGACGTGCTAACCGTACTGGCAGAGACATCGATTCCACTGATCGAGGCTATCGGTACAAACAAACAGTGGACGTTCGATGTCCGCGGTGATGAGCGACGTGACATCGTAGAATTTCAACGGCGCTGTCGAGAGCTGGATATCCCGATCACGCTGACGTCACTAACCGCACTCACCCCGGTTGAGACGGCGATCGAAGTCATCCTCACTGACACCCAGCTAGAGGCGCTGGTGCTTGCCTACGACCGGGGGTACTTCGAGTCTCCCCGCGAGGTCACGTTGGAAGCCCTCGGCGAGGAACTCGGCATCTCACAGCAGGCCGTCGGCTCCCGCCTCCGTGGAGGGATCAAGGCAGTCCTCGGGGACGCGCTCTCGGGCCTTACAGTCAACCCCGAGTGAGTAGGTAAAAACGGTTTGTGTACGAAAAAGGGAGTAAGTACGGTTTGTGTACGAAAAAGGGAGTAAGTACGGTTTGTGTACGAAAAAGGGAGTAAGTACGGTTTGTGTACGAAAAAGGCAGCCTGATTGCCCCTGGTACCTTGTGTGATTATAATGAATGCAGATCTCGACTTCGAGGCACTCGCGCACGAACAGCGCCGTACGCTCTTGCTCGCCCTCCTCGAATCGAACCCGCAGGACGCAGGGTTTGAATCCCCTACAGGACACTCAGTGCTGACCGACGCCGAGCAACGAGAGCAGATCGAAATGTTTCACATCCACTTGCCAAAACTCGAAGACCACGGCTACATCGAGTGGAACGAAGAGACAGGTCAAATCGTCAAAGGGCCGCAGTTCGACGAGATCCGGCCATTGCTCGAATGTATCGCCTCCGACGACGCGGAGTGACGACGAAGAGGTGATTGCTTTCGTACGCGTAGTCGCATACCCATACTATACATGAGTCCGTCATCACCCACTTCATCAGCCAATGCGTGGAGTCACGCCGTAATCGAGACTGTCGCCACGAAGATGGATGTTCACCCCACTGAATTGCCCGAGAAACTATACGACGTGGTCGACCCCGGCTCATTAGATTCGTTGTTCGCAAACAAAACCCCGACAGACGGCACTGTGACGTTCACGTACTGCGACTACACAGTCACTGTCACCGCAAACGGCGACGTGAGTCTCGAATAATAGCGGGTCATCCGGCGCTACGACACTCCCCCGAGACGGACACCCGCCCCATACGCCACACACGCCCTCGATGCCGTCGTCCGTCTCGCCTTCGTCACGCAGCCACGTCTTCGCACTGGCAATCTCAGTATCTCATCCTGGTTGGCAAGTAGGCATATCCCGGGGTTCTTGTCCTGTTCGTCTATATCCCCTTATTCGTCGCCGTCGTCTGAAACAACTGGGAGGGTCACAAGCCCATTCTAACAGTTGGCCAACGGTGAAGTTGAACTTCGATCACTGAGTCCTGCTGAGTACACCTCTGTACGTAACACCGAGTGCCGGAAAGTCACGTGATCGACGCTTCCTCCTCTATTCAGCGCAGGTGCTGAAACCTATCATCGTTTGAGGATTTCAACAAGGCCATCTAGCCAGTACCTGTTCGCCTTTAGTCGAAATTCGAATTCAGGTACATTGGAAGGGTCAGACCCATTCTGAATGTGACTGCAGAGTTGTTCGAACTGGGTGTTCACACCTGCTGCATCCGAGATAACAGCATCGACCAATTCGTCGTCAGCCCATTCATCGTAAAATGGTCGCTTTGATTCCTCATAGCACTGCAGATGTTGAGTATACTCCTCTCGGATATCTTCTAATGGTTCCCGGAGCTGTTTTGGGAGATATTCGTCCGCGAGATCAGTAATGACGGTTACTCTGAGTGCGTCGGGGGGATGAAGAGTATCGTCCTCTACCCCAACGTCACGCTGGATAAAGTAGGGGCTCCGGGAGAGGAGATGGTGGAGTTGGGCACATACATAGCTCGGACCAAATGCAAAGAAGCCAGCAACGTCGCAGAAGAGTTCACTGTACCAGTGTGACCAGTTCCCGTGAAAATCCCGTTCAGTTCTCTCATGATCCATTTGCCGTCGAAGTTCGCTAAACCGTTGATTGAACTCGTGAGATCGAGATGACCGCTGATCCAAGAGTGCGTGAGCAACTTCGTGTGCCAGGATTGGGGTCGTAGGGACGATACTTCGCCCGCGAGGGACGTATATCACGTAGAAATCGTCGTCGAGCAGTGGTAAGAGCGCGTAATTCTCGCGGATTACAGGGAAGCAGGTCACAGATAGACCGAACGCATCGGTGAGTTCCTCGCAAATCTCTTCGACGTGTTGAATCCTATCTGGCCAGCGATCTCGATGATGGGTGTATAGGTCGAGATGTGTTAGTACAAGTTCGAGGTCAGAGATGTCTGCCTCTGCCGAAATGACCTTTGAGAGGTACCGTTGATACAGCGCGTCGTTATCCGGATTTGCTTCTACGTCTGATCGACGGCTATCGATCTTCTCGAAAGCGCCTCGGATATTAGAAAAGTACTCGTCAAACGCATTGCTTATCGGGAGCTCTGAAAACCGCTCTGCCTCCTCCTGGAGATGCTCGAATCGGGCCTCTAAATCACTCTCGCGATGATCAATGATCCGAGTGGGCAACGTAATCTCGCAGTTGTTCTGCGTCTTGGTCAGTTGTTCGCGTCGCCAACTCTTCAACCAGTTCCAATGTCTCTATGACTTCGGTAAGGCCTTCCCGATATTCCAAATCTTCCTTTGTTCTCCCCAGAAGGTCCAAGTGCCGGTTTAGACGTTCAATCGCGTACTTGTTGATGTCGCCGTAATGCTCTCTCAATTGGCGAGCCAATGTGTAGGCGAAGTTATCAGATTTCTCGGGATGCTCTAACGCGTCACGAAGCGTCCTGAGGACAGCTTTCCCCGCTTCGAGATTATCACGGAGTTCATCCGCACGTGTCCTTGTGACAGACCCGTCGCTCTGGAGAAGGGCGAGCGCATACAGGGCATCATCAGCTTGATCACTGATGTGGCGCCCTGTCTCGTAGCGCCGTTTGGACCTCCAGAGACTCATTCGATAATAATATTAGAAGGGGTGCTAAATCAGTTTTGCCCAGCACCCTCAACGAGGCATTCTAGTCTATTTGGCCGCTTACTTGCCCGAGAATACGGTTTCCGCTACTTTGACCTATGGGTTTGACTGTTTTTAGCGCAAACCAGCTCTAGCCGACTCTCGTTTCGATTTTTATCGAACTCTGAAGAGAGTGAGGGAGACGAGAGAGACGTGAGCGTCTCTGTTCAGAATCGCCTCCTCTCGAAGACTCTACAACGAAACCCATGAGCACAGATTCATCCATAGAGGATCCCGATATCGACCCTCTCGAAGACGTAGAGGAAGAAAACGATCAATCCGGTCCAGTCACGTCCAATACTGACACTACTGACTCTGATTCCGTTCAGAACGAGCCGGGAGAGGAACCCGTTCAGTCTGGCCCACCGTCCTCGTT is a genomic window containing:
- a CDS encoding IS5 family transposase — protein: MQALPKSRLLRFVEQAYHFARRATARYSSKFSKRRYTLHQHIVLLCLKVRKNTTYRMLLDELIEMPRIRRAIDLEELPSPSTLCNAFNRLNMAVWRVLLNLSVTLLPTNGIVGIDASGFDRSHASTHYTKRTKLTIQQLKVTLLVDTRANAIIDVHVTTTRKHDSQIAPSLIKRNTDEVVVLLGDKGYDDQKIRTLAHEQDVRPLITHRTFSSLHKAWNARLDANLYGQRSQNEAVNSRLKRKYGAFVRSRRWWKQFRELVIKCVVHNVERALAISRDEYERL
- a CDS encoding helix-turn-helix domain-containing protein, whose product is MVTEATFTVPSDQFPLGTVFKQLPDVTVTLERLVPAQNVVIPYFWVRGTEVADIESAFTEHPGVQGIRLVDSVEDEYLLRVEWTLEYDDVLTVLAETSIPLIEAIGTNKQWTFDVRGDERRDIVEFQRRCRELDIPITLTSLTALTPVETAIEVILTDTQLEALVLAYDRGYFESPREVTLEALGEELGISQQAVGSRLRGGIKAVLGDALSGLTVNPE
- a CDS encoding DUF7344 domain-containing protein, with protein sequence MNADLDFEALAHEQRRTLLLALLESNPQDAGFESPTGHSVLTDAEQREQIEMFHIHLPKLEDHGYIEWNEETGQIVKGPQFDEIRPLLECIASDDAE
- a CDS encoding HalOD1 output domain-containing protein; protein product: MSPSSPTSSANAWSHAVIETVATKMDVHPTELPEKLYDVVDPGSLDSLFANKTPTDGTVTFTYCDYTVTVTANGDVSLE